The following proteins are co-located in the Desulfurococcus amylolyticus Z-533 genome:
- a CDS encoding IS607 family transposase, protein MLERLLKPREFCEIVGISYRTFKRWVSQGRVSVVRTPSGRMRVPYSEVERILGGRPEAKEVRAVVYARVSSSDQRSDLERQVQYLTQYCSARGYRVVDVLTDIASGLKTDRRGLLKLFNYVVSRQVDVVVTTYRDRLTRFGFEYLEYFFRQYGVRIEVIYGDEPKDAHRELVEDLLSIV, encoded by the coding sequence ATGTTGGAGAGGTTGCTGAAGCCTAGGGAGTTCTGCGAGATTGTTGGGATTAGCTACAGGACTTTTAAGCGGTGGGTCTCTCAAGGCAGAGTGAGCGTCGTGCGAACGCCTAGTGGCAGGATGAGAGTACCGTACTCTGAGGTAGAGCGCATCCTTGGAGGGAGGCCGGAAGCCAAAGAAGTGAGGGCTGTCGTCTACGCTCGCGTGAGCTCCAGCGACCAGAGGAGCGACCTCGAGAGGCAAGTGCAGTACCTCACCCAGTACTGCTCTGCTAGGGGCTACAGAGTAGTCGACGTCCTAACAGACATCGCCAGCGGGCTGAAGACTGACCGCAGAGGACTACTCAAGCTCTTCAACTACGTAGTTAGCAGGCAGGTAGACGTCGTGGTTACTACATACAGGGACAGGCTGACTAGGTTCGGCTTCGAGTACCTAGAGTACTTCTTCAGGCAGTACGGGGTCAGGATAGAGGTCATCTATGGTGATGAGCCTAAGGACGCTCACCGAGAGCTTGTGGAGGATCTACTATCGATAGT